The Flammeovirgaceae bacterium genome contains a region encoding:
- a CDS encoding chorismate-binding protein, which translates to MKSTEFFFDTHTLTDEAIHRITQAGLCSGYALAAWKLPGSTIKSVLLADGARTFSAGDQLENLEGGFVFCPFNRQEPGYYLQADLLFKLKDEKISYEENPLAVTSAEWLKNQAEPAEPVSFYRPASEAPLFRQQQPDFKKLVAECVQYIATGSVEKIVPSRYKAIPLPSEFNPIMAFQKLCAAHPHALVSLVSIPEVGTWLGASPEILVQVEDHSIFRTVALAGTQPYTPGANLKEVAWTQKEIEEQALVSRYIINCFKKIRLREFEEHGPKTVVAGNLLHLKTDFAVDLKATNFPQLASVMLNLLHPTSAICGMPMEPALQFLKNHEGYTRQFYAGFLGPVNIDNAIRVYVNLRCMQVTAQSLVCYAGCGVTIDSVPQKEWEETEMKLNSLLTVVL; encoded by the coding sequence ATGAAATCAACTGAATTCTTTTTTGATACACACACGTTAACCGATGAAGCCATCCATCGGATTACACAGGCCGGCCTGTGCAGCGGATACGCCCTGGCGGCCTGGAAACTTCCCGGTTCAACAATAAAATCTGTTCTGCTGGCCGATGGGGCGCGTACCTTTTCAGCCGGAGATCAACTTGAAAACCTTGAAGGTGGATTTGTGTTTTGCCCGTTTAATCGGCAGGAGCCTGGTTACTATCTGCAAGCCGATTTGTTATTCAAGCTTAAGGACGAAAAAATCAGCTATGAAGAAAACCCGTTAGCGGTTACTTCGGCAGAGTGGCTGAAGAATCAGGCGGAACCGGCAGAACCCGTTTCGTTTTACCGGCCCGCATCAGAGGCGCCCTTGTTCCGGCAACAACAGCCTGATTTTAAAAAGCTGGTTGCCGAGTGCGTGCAGTACATCGCCACAGGCAGTGTTGAAAAAATTGTTCCTTCCCGGTATAAAGCTATTCCATTGCCATCGGAGTTTAACCCGATTATGGCTTTTCAAAAACTATGCGCAGCACATCCCCACGCGCTGGTTTCACTGGTAAGCATACCCGAAGTGGGCACCTGGCTTGGCGCATCGCCCGAAATTCTGGTGCAGGTTGAAGACCATTCGATATTCCGCACGGTGGCGTTAGCCGGAACACAACCCTATACACCCGGTGCCAACCTGAAGGAGGTGGCGTGGACACAAAAAGAAATTGAAGAACAGGCCCTGGTAAGCCGGTACATCATTAACTGTTTTAAAAAAATACGGCTGCGCGAATTTGAAGAACACGGACCCAAAACCGTAGTGGCCGGAAACCTGCTGCACCTGAAAACCGATTTTGCCGTTGACCTGAAGGCAACCAACTTTCCGCAATTAGCATCCGTTATGCTGAACCTGCTTCACCCCACCTCGGCCATTTGCGGCATGCCGATGGAACCCGCACTTCAGTTTTTAAAAAATCATGAAGGCTATACCCGGCAATTTTACGCGGGCTTTCTCGGCCCGGTAAACATTGATAACGCTATACGGGTTTACGTTAATCTACGGTGTATGCAGGTAACCGCCCAAAGTCTGGTTTGTTATGCCGGCTGCGGTGTAACAATCGACTCAGTACCTCAGAAAGAGTGGGAAGAAACTGAAATGAAACTAAATAGTTTATTAACTGTAGTATTATAA
- the menD gene encoding 2-succinyl-5-enolpyruvyl-6-hydroxy-3-cyclohexene-1-carboxylic-acid synthase, whose translation MSNQPIYDIAEICARKGIIQVVLCPGSRCAPLTLAFTRHPKIRCRTFSDERSAGFVALGIARQTKQAVVLVSTSGTAGYNYAPAVAEAFFSETPLVVITADRPTEWIAQHDGQTIYQHNLYGKHVKNSYTLPQNYDHPDDCWHINRIINQAINLANAQPKGPVHVNAPFREPFYPEHGETFSYSKDIRIIDEDSPVFLAESLKEKLTAALEGKRKILVVAGQHDGNPALTDVLQTTAANLPVITGVLSNLHNLKKGIRYADSFLGKIPAETEIKLKPDLLISFGKSVISKNLKLFLRKFPDLEHWHIQPYTTATDPFQNLRKTIVADPTDFFDFLNSIRLTLSIPYAEDWKAEENRIAQLHKHYFSQLRISELDLVSRVLAKLPAGCNLHLANSMSVRYAELIGLQPHQQVTVYSNRGTSGIDGCTSTAVGHCLSSDALQVLITGDLAFFYDRNAFWHSYPMANLRVVLLNNHGGIIFKLIDGPADLPEADEYFVTRQPLTAKNICAEFGFDYLPVKSAESLRTLLEDFFMPDSKTKLLELESRIDLNKQVFENFKQILSQRHET comes from the coding sequence GTGAGCAATCAGCCTATTTACGATATAGCCGAAATCTGTGCCCGTAAAGGCATTATACAGGTCGTGCTCTGTCCCGGTTCCCGGTGTGCACCGTTAACGCTTGCATTTACACGGCATCCAAAAATTCGATGCCGCACCTTCAGCGATGAGCGGAGTGCAGGGTTTGTTGCGCTGGGTATCGCCCGGCAAACAAAACAGGCAGTTGTATTGGTAAGCACCTCAGGTACGGCAGGCTACAACTATGCACCGGCTGTAGCCGAAGCTTTTTTCTCAGAAACTCCGCTGGTCGTGATCACGGCCGACCGGCCGACCGAATGGATTGCACAGCATGACGGTCAGACCATTTATCAGCACAACCTCTATGGAAAGCATGTAAAAAATTCTTACACGCTTCCACAGAATTACGATCACCCGGATGACTGCTGGCACATTAACCGGATAATTAACCAAGCCATTAACCTGGCCAACGCGCAACCAAAAGGCCCCGTACATGTAAATGCACCGTTTCGGGAACCGTTTTATCCGGAACACGGGGAAACATTTTCGTACAGTAAAGATATTCGCATTATTGACGAAGACAGCCCGGTTTTCCTCGCTGAATCGTTAAAAGAAAAACTGACAGCAGCACTTGAAGGGAAGCGTAAAATTCTTGTAGTAGCCGGACAGCACGATGGAAATCCTGCATTAACCGATGTGTTACAAACCACAGCAGCAAACCTGCCTGTAATAACCGGTGTTCTTTCAAACCTGCACAACCTTAAAAAAGGTATTCGTTATGCCGATTCATTTCTGGGTAAAATACCTGCTGAAACAGAAATCAAACTAAAGCCCGACCTGTTGATTAGCTTTGGCAAATCCGTCATCAGCAAAAACCTGAAACTCTTTTTACGAAAATTCCCCGATCTTGAACATTGGCATATTCAGCCTTACACCACGGCTACGGATCCGTTTCAAAACCTGAGAAAGACTATTGTTGCTGACCCGACCGACTTTTTTGACTTTCTGAACAGCATCAGGCTTACACTATCCATACCGTATGCTGAAGACTGGAAAGCAGAGGAGAATCGGATCGCTCAACTTCATAAACACTATTTTTCACAGTTGCGGATAAGTGAACTCGACCTGGTTAGCCGTGTACTTGCAAAACTACCTGCAGGGTGTAACCTCCACCTGGCCAACAGCATGAGCGTTCGGTATGCCGAATTGATCGGACTTCAACCACACCAACAAGTTACTGTGTACAGCAACCGGGGCACCAGCGGCATTGACGGTTGCACCAGTACCGCAGTGGGGCATTGCCTTTCATCCGATGCACTGCAAGTGTTAATTACCGGAGACCTGGCTTTCTTTTACGATCGCAATGCCTTCTGGCACAGCTATCCCATGGCTAACCTGCGGGTTGTGCTGCTGAACAACCATGGCGGTATTATCTTTAAACTCATTGATGGACCTGCCGATCTGCCCGAAGCGGATGAATATTTTGTTACCCGGCAGCCGCTTACCGCAAAAAACATTTGTGCCGAATTCGGGTTTGACTATTTGCCGGTTAAATCGGCCGAAAGTTTACGAACTTTGCTTGAAGATTTTTTTATGCCCGATTCAAAAACAAAACTACTTGAACTGGAAAGCCGCATAGATTTAAATAAACAGGTTTTTGAAAATTTCAAACAAATTTTATCACAACGCCATGAAACTTAA
- the menB gene encoding 1,4-dihydroxy-2-naphthoyl-CoA synthase: protein MKLNYPWKPVKEYKEILFHKLDGIARISINRPAVHNAFTPLTVLEMIDAMGICREDADIRVVILTGEGGQAFCSGGDQSVRGHGGYVGQDAVPRLNVLDLQKLIRSIPKPVIAAVAGWAIGGGHVLHVVCDLTIAAENARFGQTGPKVGSFDGGFGASYLARIVGQKKAREIWYLCDQYNAQEALEMGLVNKVVPLDKLEETYIQWAKKIIAKSPLAIRMLKASFNAELDGQAGIQELAGNATLLYYLSDEAKEGKNAFMEKRDPDWSKFPKFP from the coding sequence ATGAAACTTAACTATCCCTGGAAACCAGTAAAAGAATACAAAGAAATTCTGTTTCATAAACTGGATGGCATCGCCCGCATCAGTATAAACCGGCCGGCTGTGCATAACGCCTTTACTCCGCTTACCGTACTGGAAATGATTGATGCCATGGGTATCTGCCGAGAAGATGCCGACATCCGCGTGGTGATACTTACCGGAGAGGGCGGCCAGGCCTTTTGCAGCGGTGGCGACCAGAGTGTACGCGGCCATGGCGGTTATGTTGGCCAGGATGCCGTACCCCGGCTCAATGTGCTCGACTTACAAAAACTTATTCGCTCCATACCCAAACCGGTTATTGCAGCCGTAGCAGGCTGGGCTATTGGCGGAGGACATGTGTTGCATGTGGTGTGCGACTTAACCATTGCCGCTGAGAACGCCCGCTTCGGACAAACTGGCCCCAAGGTAGGCAGTTTTGATGGTGGTTTTGGCGCGTCTTACCTGGCACGCATCGTAGGACAGAAAAAAGCACGTGAAATCTGGTACCTCTGCGATCAGTACAATGCACAGGAAGCATTGGAAATGGGCCTTGTCAACAAAGTTGTTCCGCTCGATAAACTGGAAGAAACCTATATACAGTGGGCAAAAAAAATAATTGCCAAAAGTCCGTTGGCTATACGAATGCTCAAAGCCTCCTTCAATGCCGAATTGGATGGCCAGGCCGGCATCCAGGAACTGGCCGGCAATGCTACGTTATTGTATTATTTAAGTGATGAAGCGAAGGAGGGAAAAAATGCCTTTATGGAGAAACGCGATCCAGACTGGTCGAAATTTCCTAAATTCCCGTAA
- a CDS encoding AMP-binding protein, producing the protein MSYLFDSIHSNQSVVAVNDILSGKESGRTAFESAVFDFIRLWLKGTTTFTQRTSGSTGAPKEITITRNQMIASAGRTLKAVGIAEGDPALVCLHPDYIAGKMMLVRALAFNLKIYLAEPSSDPLQNLSDDFEHGFAAFVPVQLQNMLAIPQRINQLNRMKAVLLGGAPVSETLAKKISSLQCPVYATYGMTETVSNIALQKLNGPAAQEKFFTTLPQISVSTDERGCLVIHLPGADAPVKTNDVAELVSKTSFRIRGRWDHVINSGGIKINPEELEQQAEAILQAKGIDRPFLIGSLPHEKLGEQPVLIMEGEPLGPEAEAELIEDLKQQLKRHEAPRQIRYLTQFFYTASGKLNRPEILKGIR; encoded by the coding sequence TTGAGCTACCTGTTTGATTCCATTCACAGTAACCAAAGCGTAGTAGCCGTTAACGACATCCTTTCCGGAAAAGAAAGCGGCCGTACCGCGTTTGAATCGGCCGTATTTGATTTTATCAGGCTGTGGTTAAAAGGCACAACTACGTTTACGCAAAGAACCAGCGGATCCACCGGGGCACCTAAAGAGATCACAATCACCCGAAATCAAATGATTGCCAGTGCTGGTCGTACGCTGAAAGCGGTAGGAATTGCCGAGGGCGACCCGGCCCTGGTTTGCCTTCATCCGGATTACATTGCCGGCAAAATGATGCTTGTTCGTGCGCTGGCATTCAATTTAAAAATATACCTGGCAGAACCCTCCTCCGATCCACTCCAAAACCTATCCGATGATTTTGAACATGGGTTTGCTGCATTTGTCCCCGTTCAACTTCAAAATATGCTGGCCATTCCGCAACGGATTAATCAACTAAACCGGATGAAGGCTGTACTGCTCGGTGGTGCTCCGGTAAGCGAAACACTCGCTAAAAAAATAAGCTCGCTGCAATGCCCGGTTTATGCCACTTATGGGATGACGGAAACTGTTTCAAACATAGCCCTTCAAAAACTTAACGGACCCGCTGCACAAGAAAAGTTTTTTACCACACTGCCGCAAATTTCAGTGAGTACCGATGAGCGGGGTTGCCTGGTAATTCATTTGCCTGGTGCTGATGCGCCTGTTAAAACAAACGATGTGGCCGAACTGGTATCGAAAACTTCCTTTCGCATTCGCGGACGGTGGGACCATGTTATCAACAGTGGAGGCATCAAAATCAATCCCGAAGAACTGGAGCAACAAGCAGAAGCAATTTTACAAGCAAAGGGCATCGATCGCCCCTTTCTTATCGGCAGCCTGCCCCATGAAAAACTGGGAGAACAGCCCGTACTGATTATGGAGGGCGAGCCGCTTGGGCCGGAAGCCGAAGCCGAACTTATAGAGGACTTAAAGCAACAATTAAAGCGGCACGAAGCACCGCGTCAAATCCGATACCTGACTCAGTTTTTTTATACAGCCTCCGGTAAATTAAACAGACCCGAAATTTTGAAAGGCATACGGTAA
- a CDS encoding YebC/PmpR family DNA-binding transcriptional regulator, with product MGRIFEKRKHKMFARFDRMAKAFTRIGKDIAIAVKQGGPNPEYNPKLRMAIQNAKGVNMPKDKVEAAIKRASSKEEKDYQEITYEGYGPHGVPILVECATDNPTRTVANIRLHFSKNGGNMGNSGSVAFLFERKGVFKFDAGKLNLDELELDLIDAGADDIERAEEEITIYTKFTEFGQMQKFLESRNLEPKSAELQYIPTTTKELPEDQVDDVLKCVEALEGDDDVQKVHHNLA from the coding sequence ATGGGCCGGATATTTGAAAAACGAAAGCACAAAATGTTCGCGCGGTTCGACCGCATGGCGAAAGCCTTTACCCGTATTGGCAAAGACATTGCCATAGCGGTAAAACAAGGCGGGCCAAACCCCGAGTATAATCCAAAACTCAGGATGGCCATTCAAAACGCCAAAGGTGTAAACATGCCCAAGGATAAAGTAGAAGCAGCCATTAAACGGGCCAGTTCAAAAGAGGAAAAAGATTACCAGGAGATAACCTACGAAGGATATGGTCCGCACGGTGTACCTATTTTGGTGGAGTGTGCAACCGATAACCCAACACGCACTGTTGCCAACATCAGGCTCCACTTTTCGAAAAACGGTGGCAACATGGGTAACTCCGGGTCAGTAGCTTTTCTGTTTGAACGCAAAGGGGTTTTTAAATTTGATGCCGGCAAACTTAACCTGGATGAACTGGAATTAGACTTGATTGACGCAGGTGCCGATGACATTGAACGGGCCGAGGAAGAAATTACCATCTATACAAAATTTACCGAGTTCGGACAGATGCAGAAATTTCTGGAATCACGGAACCTTGAACCGAAAAGTGCTGAGCTGCAATACATACCAACCACCACCAAAGAATTGCCCGAAGACCAGGTGGATGACGTATTGAAGTGCGTAGAAGCCCTGGAAGGTGATGACGATGTACAGAAAGTACACCACAATCTGGCATAG
- a CDS encoding sulfatase-like hydrolase/transferase, producing the protein MTLRGNIYLVLVQRLLLAMLLYTICRIGFYLFNYAYFPDITLTGFLKILYGGLMFDLTAVLYVNALFIVLMILPIDLRFTTGYQRVVKVIFFFFNGIAIATNVADFIYYRFTLRRTTADIFSQFENEQNLGALSIRFLFDYWYAVLFWIALVWLMVAFYQRTRVTGPMIKNRLAYYGFGVLSLPIIIYLFIGGVRGGFRHSTRPITLSNAGEFVQQANEVSIVLNTPFAIFRTLGKTKIRKVNYFDEQEVEAIYSPVHRPADTTKFKSFNVVIIILESFSKEFIGSLNAEKPGYTGYTPFLDSLLQHSRTFAYSFANGRKSIDGLPSIIAGIPSVDIPYVLTPFSNNKIRALGTLLKEKGYHTSFFHGAPNGSMGFNSFMNLAGFDHYYGMSEYGNDADFDSMWGIWDHRFMPFYAEKLNSFPQPFISTFFSVSSHHPFKIPVEFEGEFKGGAQPILKCIQYTDYALRNFFQTVRRMPWYENTLFVITADHCSSDIIFPESRTIWGLHSVPVIFFRPDNSLTGVENSLVQHIDIMPTVLGYLGYEKPYVAFGRDVFSQSEPFAFVYRDTYNLFSENYLLCFDGEKTTALYDFKADKMLSADLKEQQPLIVSQMEVKLKGIIQQYKNRMVDNRLTVQ; encoded by the coding sequence ATGACCCTGCGGGGTAACATTTACCTGGTACTGGTGCAACGCTTACTCCTTGCTATGCTGCTCTATACGATATGCCGCATAGGATTTTACTTATTTAACTACGCGTATTTCCCTGACATTACACTAACCGGTTTTTTAAAGATCTTATACGGAGGCCTGATGTTCGATTTAACTGCGGTGCTGTATGTAAATGCCTTGTTTATTGTGTTGATGATTTTACCCATTGACCTGCGGTTTACCACGGGTTATCAGCGGGTGGTGAAAGTCATTTTTTTCTTTTTTAATGGTATCGCTATCGCAACCAATGTAGCCGACTTTATTTATTATCGATTCACGCTGCGAAGAACCACTGCTGATATTTTCAGTCAGTTTGAGAATGAACAAAATCTGGGTGCACTGAGCATACGTTTTTTGTTTGATTACTGGTATGCGGTACTCTTTTGGATAGCCTTGGTGTGGCTGATGGTAGCTTTTTACCAACGCACACGGGTTACCGGGCCCATGATAAAAAACCGGCTGGCATATTATGGCTTTGGTGTGCTGAGCCTGCCAATTATAATTTACCTTTTTATTGGTGGTGTTCGGGGTGGCTTCCGGCACAGCACGCGACCGATAACCCTGAGCAATGCCGGTGAGTTTGTTCAGCAGGCCAATGAGGTGAGTATTGTGCTTAATACCCCTTTCGCGATTTTTCGTACCCTGGGTAAAACCAAGATTCGAAAGGTTAACTATTTCGATGAGCAGGAAGTGGAGGCAATATACAGCCCGGTGCATAGGCCGGCTGATACCACCAAATTTAAATCGTTCAATGTGGTAATAATTATACTGGAAAGCTTCTCTAAGGAATTTATTGGTTCGCTAAATGCTGAAAAACCCGGTTATACGGGTTATACTCCATTTCTTGACTCGTTGCTGCAACACAGCAGAACATTTGCGTATTCCTTTGCTAATGGCCGGAAGTCTATTGACGGACTGCCCTCCATTATAGCCGGAATACCATCTGTGGATATTCCTTATGTGCTCACTCCCTTTTCAAATAATAAAATTCGTGCCTTGGGCACCTTGCTTAAAGAAAAGGGGTACCATACTTCGTTTTTTCATGGCGCCCCTAATGGCTCAATGGGCTTTAATTCATTTATGAACCTGGCCGGCTTTGATCACTATTACGGAATGAGCGAATACGGCAACGATGCTGATTTTGACAGCATGTGGGGTATTTGGGATCATCGGTTTATGCCGTTCTATGCTGAAAAACTTAATTCTTTTCCCCAGCCTTTTATTTCAACATTTTTTTCGGTCAGTTCGCATCATCCGTTTAAAATACCTGTTGAGTTTGAAGGAGAATTTAAAGGCGGTGCACAACCCATTTTAAAATGTATTCAATATACCGATTATGCCCTGCGTAATTTTTTCCAAACGGTAAGAAGGATGCCCTGGTATGAAAATACCCTGTTTGTAATTACGGCCGACCACTGTTCATCGGATATTATTTTTCCGGAATCGCGTACTATTTGGGGATTGCACAGTGTACCGGTAATTTTCTTTAGGCCGGATAATTCACTTACCGGGGTTGAAAACAGCCTGGTGCAACACATTGATATAATGCCAACGGTATTGGGGTACCTGGGTTATGAAAAGCCGTATGTAGCATTTGGTAGGGATGTATTTTCACAATCAGAACCTTTTGCTTTCGTTTATCGTGATACGTACAATCTTTTTTCAGAAAATTACCTGCTCTGTTTCGATGGTGAGAAAACTACGGCATTGTATGATTTCAAAGCCGATAAAATGTTGTCGGCCGATTTGAAGGAACAACAACCCTTAATCGTTTCGCAGATGGAGGTAAAACTTAAAGGGATAATTCAGCAATATAAGAACAGGATGGTGGATAACCGGTTAACAGTCCAATAG
- a CDS encoding SDR family NAD(P)-dependent oxidoreductase: MTKKTVLITGAGGNLGKATVTYFLNKGWRVIATVSPGKSMPGLVHNDLYVYAIDLTDEEAVADWIRVILSEFRQIHAALLLAGGYKGNTLADTTVADLRHMFTLNVETAWNVARPVFLHMKRGNSGRIILIGAKPAIEMDAAGYSVAYALSKAQLIKLTELISAEGKNSGVAGYCLVPSIIDTPDNRQAMPHADYSLWIKPEKMAEVMLRLCDEQVMVTDTIIKLY; the protein is encoded by the coding sequence ATGACAAAGAAAACTGTATTAATAACCGGTGCCGGAGGCAATCTGGGTAAGGCTACCGTAACTTACTTTTTGAATAAGGGCTGGCGGGTAATTGCTACTGTTTCGCCTGGTAAATCGATGCCCGGTCTTGTTCACAACGATTTATATGTATATGCCATCGACCTAACGGACGAAGAGGCAGTTGCCGATTGGATACGGGTTATCCTTTCTGAATTCCGGCAAATTCATGCAGCCTTGTTGCTTGCTGGCGGTTACAAAGGAAATACTTTAGCCGATACCACAGTTGCCGACCTGAGACACATGTTTACCCTGAATGTTGAAACTGCCTGGAATGTTGCTCGTCCTGTTTTTCTTCACATGAAAAGGGGCAACTCCGGCCGGATAATTTTAATCGGAGCAAAACCTGCTATCGAGATGGATGCGGCCGGTTATTCAGTCGCTTACGCATTATCAAAAGCTCAACTAATTAAGCTAACTGAATTGATATCTGCAGAAGGAAAAAATTCTGGTGTTGCCGGGTATTGCCTGGTTCCCTCGATTATTGATACCCCCGATAACCGGCAGGCCATGCCACATGCTGATTATAGCCTGTGGATTAAACCGGAAAAAATGGCTGAAGTAATGCTCAGGCTGTGTGATGAGCAAGTAATGGTAACAGATACCATTATTAAACTCTACTAA
- a CDS encoding OmpA family protein has product MKAVYFVPIGQVSHFLSVVILILGSVCFVETNGQHAFHRNKARYYKERYRAQVNYYADACDILEKKRYAKPKNQPVQASRQPVKHKPMAEIDPPGYARTYNKSEVKTKSVEVQQDTDLLTQLEQENTEDRVLAENQLPVPTSSKHAEIRKNVMENLKNKKEGEAIELKPLYFNFNQDELSMVDTEPFLYAVEYALQGRHILIEGHTDSQGADSYNVQLSIKRVQKIRKLMHDMGVPDEQISVVGYGEEQASGTTAKEDNQKHRRVDFKVF; this is encoded by the coding sequence ATGAAAGCAGTTTATTTTGTTCCAATCGGGCAGGTTAGTCATTTTCTTTCCGTGGTAATATTGATACTCGGCAGCGTTTGTTTTGTTGAGACAAATGGCCAGCATGCATTTCATCGAAATAAGGCCCGATACTATAAAGAGCGTTACCGGGCGCAAGTAAATTATTATGCCGATGCCTGTGATATTTTGGAAAAGAAGCGCTATGCAAAACCGAAAAATCAGCCGGTACAGGCAAGCCGACAGCCCGTAAAGCATAAGCCAATGGCTGAAATTGACCCACCGGGATACGCACGTACTTATAACAAATCAGAAGTAAAGACCAAGAGCGTGGAGGTTCAACAGGATACTGATTTGCTTACCCAGTTGGAACAGGAAAATACTGAAGATCGTGTTTTAGCCGAAAACCAGTTACCCGTACCTACCTCTTCAAAACATGCTGAGATACGAAAAAACGTTATGGAGAATTTGAAAAACAAAAAGGAGGGTGAAGCCATTGAGTTGAAACCGTTGTATTTCAATTTTAACCAGGATGAACTCTCGATGGTAGACACGGAGCCTTTTTTGTATGCCGTTGAGTACGCTTTGCAGGGCAGGCATATTCTTATTGAGGGACATACCGATAGTCAGGGAGCTGATTCCTATAATGTTCAGTTGTCTATAAAGCGCGTTCAGAAAATCAGGAAGTTGATGCACGATATGGGCGTTCCGGATGAACAGATTTCTGTAGTGGGTTATGGCGAAGAACAGGCCTCCGGCACCACCGCCAAGGAGGATAATCAAAAGCACCGGAGGGTTGATTTTAAAGTCTTTTAA
- a CDS encoding DnaJ domain-containing protein — MADFYTLLEIPRNADSTQIRAAYKRLAFHYHPDLNPGNARAEELFKQINEAYHTLSDPIKKSRYDARLNSYQGYTDYSETQWRAYRHQQYQRWRQAHEKRYTFDKEYFKIQGLAFLTFLIIAGFCYGLIHTVNYFYALKQQEEARQNTLLVNQVNALFTSGREDDAFSMVSTLMKQYPFEYRFVIAYDSLLDELRKKADKEFDESNLGTSLNHLKVIKKYEMPTRFETLRRIAICQYNLAQYDSALLTLKELHHVQPWNFELVYQIGLINLVNTNNAAEALDYFTLGKRMFKESLSRKYGQAFEIVMNPADAPDSYYDLFEARAKANLILANYEEAITDCNWAVFLRPKKAEGYKLRALSKAGAGQYRTLCSDLQVARKLGAQGINELQRQYCR, encoded by the coding sequence ATGGCCGATTTCTACACACTTTTAGAGATTCCGCGAAATGCCGACTCTACGCAAATACGGGCGGCCTATAAGCGATTAGCATTCCACTATCACCCTGATTTGAATCCGGGAAATGCCCGTGCCGAAGAACTTTTTAAACAAATAAACGAGGCCTATCATACCCTATCCGATCCGATTAAAAAGTCAAGGTATGATGCCCGCCTCAATTCATACCAGGGCTATACTGATTATTCCGAAACACAATGGCGCGCTTACCGTCATCAGCAATACCAGCGATGGAGGCAGGCGCACGAAAAGCGGTACACCTTTGACAAAGAGTATTTTAAAATTCAGGGCCTTGCTTTTCTTACATTTCTGATTATTGCTGGGTTCTGTTATGGCCTCATTCATACCGTAAATTACTTCTATGCACTGAAGCAACAGGAAGAGGCCCGGCAAAACACCCTGCTGGTTAACCAGGTAAATGCTTTATTCACTTCCGGCCGTGAAGACGATGCCTTTTCAATGGTTAGCACCTTGATGAAGCAATATCCCTTTGAATATCGTTTTGTTATTGCCTATGATAGTTTGCTGGATGAGTTACGGAAAAAAGCTGATAAAGAATTTGATGAGAGTAACCTGGGCACTTCATTAAATCACTTGAAGGTTATCAAGAAATATGAAATGCCTACCCGGTTTGAAACATTACGCAGAATTGCCATTTGCCAATACAACCTGGCGCAGTACGACAGCGCCCTGCTTACGTTAAAAGAACTGCATCATGTACAACCCTGGAATTTCGAACTGGTTTATCAAATCGGTCTCATTAACCTGGTTAATACAAACAATGCAGCCGAAGCCCTTGATTATTTTACATTGGGTAAACGAATGTTTAAGGAAAGCCTTTCAAGAAAATACGGGCAGGCATTTGAAATAGTAATGAATCCGGCCGATGCTCCGGATAGTTACTATGATTTATTCGAAGCGCGGGCTAAGGCCAACCTGATACTGGCCAATTACGAAGAGGCTATTACTGATTGTAACTGGGCTGTATTCCTGCGCCCAAAGAAAGCTGAAGGGTACAAATTACGGGCACTTTCAAAAGCCGGAGCCGGCCAGTATCGCACCCTTTGTAGTGATTTACAAGTAGCCAGAAAGTTGGGCGCCCAGGGCATTAATGAACTACAGCGGCAATATTGCCGCTAA